ATTTCAAATGAGTAACGAATCATCATTGCACTTGATAGAATCATAGCTAATGGATTGGCTTTGTTTTGCCCAGCGATATCTGGTGCCGAACCATGGACAGGCTCATACAGACCTGGACTATTATCTGTTAAGCTTGCAGAAGGTAACATACCTAGTGATCCTGTTAACATCGCTGCTTCGTCACTTAAAATGTCGCCAAATAAGTTTTCTGTTACAATCACATCAAATTGACGTGGATTTCGAACAAGTTGCATCGCGCAGTTATCCACCAACATATGTTCAAGTGTAACGTCTGAATATTCTTTGGAGATTTCTATCGCTGTTTCTCTCCACATCCGACTAGATTCTAGGACGTTTGCTTTATCGACAGATGTTACTTTCTTTCCGCGTAAACGAGCTAAATCAAATGCTTTTTTAATAATCCGTTCCATTTCTCGTTTTGTATAGTAAAGAGTGTCGACTACTACTTCTCCATTTTCTCGTCTTTCACTCGGTTTTCCAAAGTAAAGTCCGCCTGTTAATTCACGAACGATTAAAATATCGACTCCATCAATCACTTCTTCTTTCAGTGTGGAGGCATTTTGTAAACTTTTGAAAACAGATACCGGGCGTAAGTTCGCAAATAAATTAAGTTCTTTACGAATGCCAAGCAATCCTTGTTCTGGACGAACACTTCCTAAATCCCATTTAGGACCGCCAACAGCTCCCATTAATACTGCATCACTATTTTTACAAAGTGCGATTGTTTCTTTTGGTAATGGGGAACCAGTCTCATCGATGGCACAGCCACCGATAAGACCTTTTTCAAAAGTAAATTCATGACCAAATTTTTTTGCAACTACTTCTAATACTCGTATCGCACCATCTGCAATTTCCCGACCGATTCCGTCACCTGGTAATACCGCAATTTGTTTCTGCGCCATGTTCGTTCCCCTTTCTCATTCCTTACACTTGTTCTTTCATACGATCTTTTTGAATCAATACACGATTTAAAGCATTCACATATGCTTTGGCTGATGCTTCAAGCACGTCTTGCGCAGTAGCACGTCCTGTGGATTCCCCGCCATTATACGTCACTTTTACGTGAACTTGTGCTAATGCATCACGTCCACCTGATACAGATTGAATTCGGTAATCATGGAGAACTACTTCTCCTTCTACCATTTGTTCTAACGTATTATAAATTGCTTCTACACTACCGCTACCAGTTGCAGCATGTTGCTTACATTCACCGCTTGGTTCTTTTAACGTAATCGTTGCAGTTGGAACATTATTTGTTCCGTATTGCACTTGTATGTTTTCCACATCGTAATAAGAAACAGAAGCATCGATTTTCTTGTCTGTTAAAAGCGCAAATAAATCTTCATCTGTAATTTCCTTTTTGCGATCGGCTAACTCTTTAAACGCTTTAAATGTTTCATTTAATTCGTCTTGTGTTAAATCAAATCCTAGCTCGATAATTTTTTCCTTAAATGCATGTCGCCCGGAATGTTTTCCCAGTACCATTGCATTTGATTGAACACCAACAAGCTCAGGAGAAATGATTTCATACGTTGTTTTTTCTTTTAATACACCGTCTTGGTGAATGCCAGACTCATGTGCAAATGCATTTGAGCCTACGACTGCTTTATTCGGTGGAACAGGGAATCCTGTTAATTTACTTACTAAATTACTAGTTCGTTTTAACTCTTTTAATTGAATGTTTGTATCTGCTTGATAAAAATCTTTTCGAATATAAAGAGCGATTGCAATTTCTTCTAGTGCAGCATTCCCTGCCCGTTCTCCGATTCCATTAATCGTACATTCAATTTGATCGATTCCATTTTCAACCGCTGAAAGTGAATTGGCAACTGCCATTCCTAAATCGTCATGACAGTGAGTGGAGAATAAAGCTTTATGCGCATTCGGTACATGTTCTTTTAAGTATCGTAATCGTTCTCCGTACTCTTTCGGTGTAATGTATCCTACTGTGTCAGGTAAATTGATTACCGTTGCTCCAGCATGAATTACTTCTTCAAGAATTCTTGCTAGGAACGGTAAATCAGACCGACACGCATCTTCCGCCGAAAATTGGACATGAGTAAAACGACTTGCTGCATACTTAACAGCTGACACCGCATTTTCTACGACTTGATCTGGAGTCATACGCAGTTTATATTCCATATGCACAGGGCTTGTTGCGATAAACGTGTGAATACGTGGTTCAGCTGAATTTTTCAGTGCTTCCCAACACGCATCGATATCTTTTTGATTCGCACGTGAAAGTCCTGTTACTGATGAGTGTGTTACTGCTTCTGCAATCTCCTTTACCGATTGGAAATCACCAGGGCTTGCAGCCGGGAAGCCGGCCTCAATTACATCTACAC
The genomic region above belongs to Massilibacterium senegalense and contains:
- the leuB gene encoding 3-isopropylmalate dehydrogenase, with protein sequence MAQKQIAVLPGDGIGREIADGAIRVLEVVAKKFGHEFTFEKGLIGGCAIDETGSPLPKETIALCKNSDAVLMGAVGGPKWDLGSVRPEQGLLGIRKELNLFANLRPVSVFKSLQNASTLKEEVIDGVDILIVRELTGGLYFGKPSERRENGEVVVDTLYYTKREMERIIKKAFDLARLRGKKVTSVDKANVLESSRMWRETAIEISKEYSDVTLEHMLVDNCAMQLVRNPRQFDVIVTENLFGDILSDEAAMLTGSLGMLPSASLTDNSPGLYEPVHGSAPDIAGQNKANPLAMILSSAMMIRYSFEMLEEASAIEKAVSDVLEAGLRTGDIADEQTTSYATTEEMIEAVINRL
- a CDS encoding 2-isopropylmalate synthase codes for the protein MRKIQIFDTTLRDGEQSAGINLNFTEKMEIAKQLERLGVDVIEAGFPAASPGDFQSVKEIAEAVTHSSVTGLSRANQKDIDACWEALKNSAEPRIHTFIATSPVHMEYKLRMTPDQVVENAVSAVKYAASRFTHVQFSAEDACRSDLPFLARILEEVIHAGATVINLPDTVGYITPKEYGERLRYLKEHVPNAHKALFSTHCHDDLGMAVANSLSAVENGIDQIECTINGIGERAGNAALEEIAIALYIRKDFYQADTNIQLKELKRTSNLVSKLTGFPVPPNKAVVGSNAFAHESGIHQDGVLKEKTTYEIISPELVGVQSNAMVLGKHSGRHAFKEKIIELGFDLTQDELNETFKAFKELADRKKEITDEDLFALLTDKKIDASVSYYDVENIQVQYGTNNVPTATITLKEPSGECKQHAATGSGSVEAIYNTLEQMVEGEVVLHDYRIQSVSGGRDALAQVHVKVTYNGGESTGRATAQDVLEASAKAYVNALNRVLIQKDRMKEQV